The nucleotide sequence GACGGAGGTCAACTCCTCTGACTCAGAGAGCAGCTGTCGCGCGCTCTCGTCCATCCGCGCTCTGACTTCGAGCGAGCGCTCGTCGATCCAGAGTCTTTCAAGGTGGGTGAGGCCGGTGGGATGACGTCAGTTTCACAAGCATGTGGTCGCGCACCGCGCGTTGTGTACGAGGTCCAGGAGGATGAGCTGCTGGTTCTTGTGCTGCGCGCCGGGCACCGCCGCGACCCCTACCGATGATCCGATGCGTCTGCCACTCTTACCCAAAGATGCTCACGGATGCCCAGCAAATGCTCACAACGCGCGGAGCGTGGTGGAGTTCCGCTTCAACGTCTGATCTTGCCGTCGCGGCGAGGTGAAGGCCCCGAACGCCTCGCCGCTCTGTGCCGAGCCACAGTGTCCGAGGTGCGCAGTACCGTCGGATGATGAGTGTGCACTTCTACACCGCGACCAGCCTCGACGGGTTCATCGCCACGCCCGAGCACTCTGTGGACTGGCTACTTTCGCAGGCCTTCGCCGAAGCAGGCCCTATGAAACCATGCCGAGTTCCTCATCGGGATCGGTGCGCTCGTCATGGGGCTGGAAACATGGGAGTGGGTGCGTGGAGCCGGGGAGAAGTGGTCAAAGTGAGGCGCCGTCGTTCGTGCTGACACGTCGCGAGGACGACCCTCACCAAGGCCGAGAACTTCACTGTCAAGGTGCCGGCCTCGAAGGTCGGCGTCGCCATCAACCCGACGATGCGCGTGTCGTACACGCCGGACTCGAAGACGTCGAAGCACACGTCCAAGGGCCACGTCGTGGTGAAGTCGTCGCTGAAGGTCCGCCGCTGACGCGACGGTCACCGTCGGCCGAAGGCTGACATCTGATTCCCACGGGGTGGGCGGCGCTGCCGCCCACCCCGTGGTTTCTCTCGGTATGTGATCGTTCACATTTTTGCGCCCCCGCGCTGGTCCGAGTCGGGGCCTTCGCCTACTGTGGATGCTGTGCGACCGGGATTCCGGATCGCCGGACCCGACTCTCACCGCTGAGGAGCACACCTGTGGCCACGGACCTGAACGTCAACCCCATCGTCCTGCAGCGCGCCGATCCGTGCGTCCTGCGCCACGACGGGCAGTACTACTTCACCGGTTCCTACCCGCTCTACGACCGCATCGTGCTGCGCCGAGCCGCGCGGCTCGATGACCTCCAGTCGGCCGACGAGGTCACCATCTGGACCAAGCACGAGTCGGGGCCGCAGTCGCAGCTGATCTGGGCTCCAGAGATCCACCGCGTGGGCGACGCCTGGTACATCTACTACGCGGCGGCGCCGAACACGGACGGAACCGCCGACGCTCCGGGCGCCGACGAGACCTTCAACCACCGCGTCTTCGTGCTCGAGTGCACCGACGACGACCCCCTGACTGGAACCTGGGTCGAGAAGGGACAGGTCAACACGGGCTGGGAGTCGTTCGCACTGGACGCCACCTCGTTCGTGCACCGTGGCGAGCAGTACCTCGTCTGGGCGCAGCAGGACGTTGCCGTCAAGGGCCACTCCAACCTCTACATCGCGCGCATGGAGAACCCCTGGACGCTCGCGACCGATGCCGTGATGCTCTGCAAGCCCGAGTACGACTGGGAGATCGTCACGTTCTGGGTCGCCGAAGGGCCGTCTGTCCTCATCCGCGACGGCAAGGTTTTCCTGACCTACAGCGCGTCGGGCACCGGCATCGAGTACGCGATGGGCGTGCTCACCGCCGACGCCGACGCGGACCTCCTCGATCCGGCGTCGTGGACCAAGAGCCCCGACCCGGTCTTCGCCTCCGACCCCGAAGTCGGCATCTACGGGCCCGGTCACAACAGCTTCACCGAGACCGCCGACGGGCAGACCGTGCTCGTGTACCACGCCCGCACCTACACCGAACTCGTCGGCGATCCCCTCTGGGAGCCGAACCGCCAGGCCTGCGCCCAGATCCTGCCGTTCGACGCCGATGGGAACCCCGTCTGGGGCACGCCGATCCCTCTGACGCGACCGGCCCCGACATCGGTCGACGTCCTCGGCCTCGACGGCAGCTTCTGACACCAGGACCCTTACCGATCCGCCGGAGCCCCGAGCCCGGCACAACTGTGGCCAGAGCCGCAGCACTCTCGTTATTTCCGAGTGCTGCGGCTCTGGCCACTTTTGTGCACGGAAGTGGAAGGTGAAGAGGGCGGGAAGGGATGGTGATGGGTCGTAGAGGGTGGCGGGGGAGGTCAGCTGGACTTCAGGAACGCCCGCAGCGGGTGCTCCAGGATGCCGATGTCGCGGAAGCCCATCTGCTGGTAGAACTCGCTCTGCCGGGACCGCTCATCGGTGAGGAGCACCTTCCGCCGCACGCCCGCGTAGGGCTCGAAGACGCGTTCGAACAGGGCCCGCCCCAGACCCGCGTGGCGGTGCGAGGGTGCGACCAGGATGTCCTGCAGGAACACGACCGTCAGTCCGTCGCCGACGACGCGGGCCAGCCCCACGAGTCGGCCGTCCTCGCGTGCGCAGACGACCCGGAGCGACCGGCGCAGCGCGTCCTGCAGCCTCGACGGCTCCCGGGTGTACATGTTCCACCCGACGCTTCCGTAGAGCTCCACGAGCTCGGCCGCCGACGGAAGATCATGATCTGTCAGTTCGATGTCCCCCATGGGCCGAGCATAGGGCCACACCTGTTCGCGACGGTCGGCCTTGAGGGCGGCTGGCCGTCGCGGTGCGGGAGGATTGTCGCGTGACGATCGGGATCACGGCCTACCGACCTCAGGACGCTGCCCTCACCCGCGACCTGTTCCAGGCGGCCATCCGCGGTACCGCCTCTCGGGACTACACGCCCGAGCAGGTGGTGGTGTGGTCGCGCGTCGACGACCTCGGCCTCTGGAACGACAACCGGATGAAGGCGCACTGCCTGATCGCCCGCATCGACGGGGTGCCCGCGGGGTTCACCGAGATCGACGACGAGGCCTACCTCAACATGATGTTCGTCGACCCACGCTTCGCCGGCCGGGGAGTGGCCACGGCCCTGCTACAGGTGGCACTCGGCCTCGTCGACCCGACGGCGACCGTCACCGCCCGCGCAAGCCTGACCGCACGGCCGTTCTTCGAGGCCCGCGGCTTCCGCGTCGACGCGGAGCACCACCCGGTGATCAGGGGCGTGCGGCTCACGAACTTCTCCGTCAGCCTCGCTCCGCGCGGGAGATGACCGGCAGCAGCAGCGCCACGAGCATCGACACCGCCGCGAAGCCCGTTGCCCACCAGAACGCCACGTGGAACGCGTCGACGGGCGTCCCGCCGCCGTTCAGCGATGCCTGCAGCAGCACGGCGAGCAGCGCGGTGCCGAGCGCCCCGCCGAGTTGCTGCGCGATGCGAGTGATGATGCTCGCGTCTGCGACGTCGCCGCCGGGCAGGCCGGTGTAGGCGGCGGCCATGATCGGGATGAACACAGTCCCGAGCCCGCAGCCGCGCAGGAACAGCACGATCCCCAGCCAGACGGGGCTGGTCGAGGCGTCGGCGAATGCGAACGGGGCCGTCGCGAGAGCCGCCACCGCGAAGCCGGTCACCGCGATCCAGCGGGGCCCGATCCGGTCCGTCAGGCGGCCGGCCTGGGTCCGCACGACGAGCGTGCCGATCCCCTGCGGGATCATCATCAGCCCGGCCCCCAGCGCATCCGTGCCGCGCACCGTCTGCCAGAACAGCGGGAGCAGGAACACCGCGCCGAACAGGGCCGCTCCCGTGAACACCATCGCCACGGTGGCGACCTTCAGCTCCCGCGCACGCAGCAGCCCGAGCCGCACCAGCGCCGTGTCGCCGCGCCGCAGGGCGTGCCACGTGAACGCGGCGAGCAGCAGCGCCCCGACGGCCAGCGGCCACCCGACGTCGGGGCGGGCGAAACCCCCGTCGTCGTGGGAGTTCGACAGGGCGAGCAGCACGGCGGCCAGACCGGGGGAGACGAGCAGGAAGCCGAGCCAGTCGAACGGGCGGCGCGCCCCCAGCGCCTCCCCGGGGACCCAGCGCAGCGCGAGCACGACTCCGACGAGGCACAGCGGCACGTTGACGAGGAACAGCCAGCGCCACGACGCGACCGCGAGGATGCCGCCGCCGATCACAGGCCCGAGGATCGGGCCGAGCGCGATGGGCAGCGACACGATGCCCATCAGCGTCCCGATGTTCCTGCCTCCCGCCTGCCGCATCAGCACCGACTGCATCAGCGGCATCATCAGGCCGGCGCCGAACCCCTGTACGACGCGGAACGCGATCAGAGACCCGGCGTCCCACGCGAGGGAGCAGGCGACCGAGCCGACGAGGAAGACCAGCAGAGCGGCGATCCAGACCCGTCGGCTCCCGAACCTCAGTTCGGCCCACGCGACGACAGGGATGGAGATCGCCAGGGACAGCAGATACGCCGTCGACACCCACTGGATCGTCGCGATCTGCACGCCGAGGTCGGCGGCCAGCGACTTGAGCGCGACGTTGACGATCGTCGAGTCGAAGATCGGCGCGAGGCCGCCGACGATCAGCGCGATCGCCGTGAGCCACTGGGCCCGAGTCAGTGTCGGGGCATCGGACATCCGCGTTCCTTCCGTGCAGCGCAGTCGAACCCTACGGCCAGGGGGTCGCGCCGCGGGGAGGCGACCCTGCCGGGTCCCGAAGGCTGGACGACGGTGCGGGCGCGAGCCGACCGTCGCTGAGTCCTACGCGGCGCCGACGAGCTCGGCTGAGCGCTCCCACATGCGTCTTGCCAGGTCCCGGTCGCGCGCTGCCGTGCCGACGATGAGGCGATTCTCGTAGTACTCGCCGGAATGCCCGTCGAAGTAGGGAGGCGATGTCGCCAGCCAGACCAGCTGGTCGGCGCCCTGCTCCGGCGTCACGGTGATCAGCCGTTTCAGCGGCGAGTGGTAGGCCAGCCGGATCAACCGGGAGCTGTCGGCGCCGAAGTTCGACCCGACGATGCCCGGATGGAAGGCAGCGGCGAGCAGCCCCTGCGCCCCGTAGCGGCGGGCGAGCTCGCGCGTGAACATGTTCTGCGCCAGCTTCGCC is from Tessaracoccus palaemonis and encodes:
- a CDS encoding MDR family MFS transporter yields the protein MSDAPTLTRAQWLTAIALIVGGLAPIFDSTIVNVALKSLAADLGVQIATIQWVSTAYLLSLAISIPVVAWAELRFGSRRVWIAALLVFLVGSVACSLAWDAGSLIAFRVVQGFGAGLMMPLMQSVLMRQAGGRNIGTLMGIVSLPIALGPILGPVIGGGILAVASWRWLFLVNVPLCLVGVVLALRWVPGEALGARRPFDWLGFLLVSPGLAAVLLALSNSHDDGGFARPDVGWPLAVGALLLAAFTWHALRRGDTALVRLGLLRARELKVATVAMVFTGAALFGAVFLLPLFWQTVRGTDALGAGLMMIPQGIGTLVVRTQAGRLTDRIGPRWIAVTGFAVAALATAPFAFADASTSPVWLGIVLFLRGCGLGTVFIPIMAAAYTGLPGGDVADASIITRIAQQLGGALGTALLAVLLQASLNGGGTPVDAFHVAFWWATGFAAVSMLVALLLPVISRAERG
- a CDS encoding glycoside hydrolase family 43 protein; translated protein: MATDLNVNPIVLQRADPCVLRHDGQYYFTGSYPLYDRIVLRRAARLDDLQSADEVTIWTKHESGPQSQLIWAPEIHRVGDAWYIYYAAAPNTDGTADAPGADETFNHRVFVLECTDDDPLTGTWVEKGQVNTGWESFALDATSFVHRGEQYLVWAQQDVAVKGHSNLYIARMENPWTLATDAVMLCKPEYDWEIVTFWVAEGPSVLIRDGKVFLTYSASGTGIEYAMGVLTADADADLLDPASWTKSPDPVFASDPEVGIYGPGHNSFTETADGQTVLVYHARTYTELVGDPLWEPNRQACAQILPFDADGNPVWGTPIPLTRPAPTSVDVLGLDGSF
- a CDS encoding GNAT family N-acetyltransferase produces the protein MTIGITAYRPQDAALTRDLFQAAIRGTASRDYTPEQVVVWSRVDDLGLWNDNRMKAHCLIARIDGVPAGFTEIDDEAYLNMMFVDPRFAGRGVATALLQVALGLVDPTATVTARASLTARPFFEARGFRVDAEHHPVIRGVRLTNFSVSLAPRGR
- a CDS encoding GNAT family N-acetyltransferase: MGDIELTDHDLPSAAELVELYGSVGWNMYTREPSRLQDALRRSLRVVCAREDGRLVGLARVVGDGLTVVFLQDILVAPSHRHAGLGRALFERVFEPYAGVRRKVLLTDERSRQSEFYQQMGFRDIGILEHPLRAFLKSS